GATGTGCATTATAGGAAACGGTGTTGTGGTGGACCCAGGGGTATTGATAGAAGAGATCGAGGAGATAAAAGATAAAGGATATTTCAAAAACGATGAGTGCCTCAAGATCAGCGAAGAGGCGAACGTAATAATGCCCTACCACAAGTCGCTCGATGTTTTGAGGGATAAGGCCAGAAAGAAGGGCAAGATAGGCACGACGGGGAGGGGCATAGGCCCGGCGTACGAGGACAAGGCCTCCCGTTCGGGGATCAGGATGGGGGACTTCAAAGACCCAAAACGCCTGAAGGAGCGGCTAAAGCTTGTAATCGAAGAAAAGAACTTCTACATCAAGAATTACTTCGGCTCCGACCCCGTGGACCAGGAAGAGGCATTTCAATACCTCATGGCTTCGTCGGAAAAAATATCGAAGTATATCGCAAACACCTCCCTTGTTTTGGACAAGAAGATCAAGGAGGGGGCGTCGATAATCTTCGAGGGGGCGCAGGGGACCCTCTTGGACGTTGATCACGGGACGTTCCCGTTTGTGACGTCCTCCCACACGGTGGCCGGTGCCGCCGCCACCGGCTCCGGAATAGGGCCAATGCTGATCGACGGGGTCTACGGAATAACAAAGGCATACACGACGCGGGTCGGCTCCGGCCCGTTCCCGACGGAGCTCGAAGATGAGATAGGAGACTTCCTTCAGAGCAAGGGCGCGGAGTTCGGAGCAACCACCGGAAGGAGACGCCGCTGCGGCTGGTACGATGCGGTCGCCATGGCCCATTCCGTGAGGCTCAACGGACTGAGCGGACTTATCATCACCAAGCTCGATGTCTTAAGCGGGATGGAAACCTTGAAGATATGTGTGGGGTACAGGATGGACGGCGAGGTCAGGGAGGATTTCCCGTCGGATATCCCATCCCTCGAAAAGGCGGAGCCTGTCTACATAGAGCTTCCCGGCTGGGAGGAGAATATCGAAAAGATCAAGAACTTCGATAAGCTCCCGAAAAACGCCCGCGACTACATCGGAAAGATAGAGGAGATCCTCGGGGTCCCCGCGGCGATAATATCGGTCGGGCCGGACCGGGAGGATATAATTACGATAAGAAATCCCTTTTTAAGTTGAATGATATGACACCTAAAAGGACGTCGGTCTACAACAGGAAAAAAGATGTGAATATTTATATTACGGACTTTGGGCTGACCGTCGTCGCGGTAATGGAAGACAGGGCCCACAATATGGAAGTCGAGTTGGACATCGAGCTTCCGACGATGGTGATTAGCGACATCAGGGGCAGGATGCCGCGCATCCCGAGGGAGGAGTGTCGAGAGGCGCTACCCGCTCTTCAAAGGGCCGCGGGTCTTGAAATAAAGAGGGGGCTTTCGGTGAAGATGGAGGAGACGATAGGGGGAAAGATCGGGTGCTCGCACATGACAAACCTCGTCATGGAGGCGTGCTACTGCTCCTTTCAGGGGCACTATATGAAATTGAGGGAGATCGCGGGGGACATCCTGGACGAGATGTCCGATCCCGAGAGGATGAAGGCCTTTGTCTCCATAATGCCCCGGATGCTGGACTCCTGTATCGTCTACAGCGAGGCCTCAAGCCTCATTAAGGAGGCGAAGAGCTCTCCCGAAACGGAGAACTTCAACAGGCTCATCAGCAGGATCGCCGGCGCCTACGGCGGGAAAGCGAAATAGGGGGGGTCGGCAAGCAGGGGAAGGGAGGCCAGCAGGACGGGGCGGCGGCAACCATTATCAATATCGAGGGGTAATTGAAGGGATCGTCGCTCTTTTTTGTCGTCGCCGTTTTTTGATCTTTCTCACCCGCGGTGGCTTTCTTCGATAATCACGATATTTATATTGGAGGGCATGTTTTATCATGGGTGGTGATCTCCGGTTACATTCGGGCTTTTTGAACAGATGTTAATAAATATTATATTTTTGGTTTGTTTTTGAGGTAAAAGCCATGGCACTTGATATCTTTAAGCTGAAGGAAAACAACACGAAGCCGCGCACCGAGATCCTCTCCGGCTTCACCACATTTATGACCATGTCCTATATCATCTTCGTGCAGCCGGTCGTCCTCTCCATCGCCGGGATGGACGCCGGGGCGGTCATGGTGGCGACCTGTATCTCGTCGGCGGTGGGGACGCTCCTTATGGGGCTTTTCGCTAACTACCCGATCGCGCTCGCGCCGGCGATGGGCCACAACTTCTTCTTCGCCATAACCGTCGCCACCATCATGCATATACCGTGGCAGGCGGCGCTGGGCGCGACGTTCATCTCGGGCGTCCTTTTCCTGATACTCTCCATCTTCGGGCTGAGGGAGACCATAATAAACGCCATACCGTCGTCTCTGAAAAACTCCATCGCGGTCGGGATAGGCTTTCTCATAGCCCTCGTAGGGTTCGAGTGGGGCGGGATCGTCGTCGCCAACCCCGGAACGCTGGTGGCCCTCGGCGACCTGACCTCTCCGCCGGTTGCCCTCACGCTTTTCGGGCTTGCCCTGATAGCGATCTTGATGGCGCTGAAGGTCAGGGGCTCGATAATCATCGGGATTCTCGCAACGGCCGTCGTCGGGCTGCCGTTCAGTCTCACGACCTTTCACGGCGTCTTTGCGGCCCCTCCCAGCATATCGCCCACGCTCTTCAAGCTCGATATCATGGGGACCGTAAACCTCGGCGTCCTCTCGGTCATCTTCGTCTTCTTTTTCCTCGACCTCTTCGACACGGTAGGAACGCTCATCGGGGTGAGCGAAAAGGCGGGTTTCATCGACGAGAAGGGCAACCTGCCCAGGGCGAGGCGCGCCCTCCTCTCCGACGCCACGGCGACGGTGATAGGCGCGCTTCTCGGAACGTCGACCGTAACCAGCTACATAGAGAGCGCGACAGGTGTTGCGGAGGGGGGAAGGACGGGACTCTCCAACGTGGTCACCGCAACCCTCTTTATCCTTGCCCTTTTCACCTACCCGCTGGTAAAGATGATCGGCGGCGGGTACGCGGTCACAGAAGGCGTGGTCATGTACCCGGCCATCGCCCCGGCGCTGATAATCGTGGGGAGCCTCATGCTCTCCGGCGTCAAGAAGATCGACTGGGAGGACGTGACCGAGTCGATCCCGGCGTTTCTGACGATCATAATCATGCCGATTACGGTCTCGATCACCGAGGGAATCGCCATGGGCTTTATATCGTATGCGGCTTTGAAGCTCGTCTCGGGAAAGGGGAAGGAGGTCCACTGGCTCCTCTATACCTTTGCGGTGCTCTTCGTTTTGCGCTATATCTTCTTGAAGGCGTGATGCCCTAAGGGCTCGGCCGCCGTATGTAAAAAGGGGAGGGGAATTTAGAATGATGTTCCCCTCCAATATTTATTAGCAGTTTTTTTCGTCTTGTGTTAAATCTTTTTAGGTATTCTTCATTTAATCAAGTTGAACGTTTTTCACCAAAGGGCCAAAGACTTCTTTGAATTTTATTAAGAGTGGGCAACCCCAATTAATAAGTTTATCGAGTTCTTCTTCACTATCGTCTATAGAACCTTTGGTGGGAAGATATATACGACATGCCCTTTTTTCTGTTAAACGATCCCATTCTAACTTATTTCCTATCTCTTTTTCGATATATACTCTATTCTCTTTAAGGGCTTCAAAAGCTTTTTCGTTAAATTCCTTATTTCCAGTATCAATGTAAATTTCTACTCTGAATCTATCGTCTATTGTAAAATTGACACCTAATATAAAACCAGCCCTTCCAATCCCAAGACTCCACCAACTTTGATACAAGGCTTTTGCCCTTGTAAAATTGGGATTTTTCTCAAGTAACTTCTTACGTAGTTTATCAAAGAAGGCCTGATATCTTATATTCTTT
This genomic stretch from Candidatus Zymogenus saltonus harbors:
- a CDS encoding adenylosuccinate synthase, producing the protein MPNIVLVGTQWGDEGKGKMVDLLSEYADVIVRFQGGNNAGHTLVVKGEQIVLHLIPSGILHPGKMCIIGNGVVVDPGVLIEEIEEIKDKGYFKNDECLKISEEANVIMPYHKSLDVLRDKARKKGKIGTTGRGIGPAYEDKASRSGIRMGDFKDPKRLKERLKLVIEEKNFYIKNYFGSDPVDQEEAFQYLMASSEKISKYIANTSLVLDKKIKEGASIIFEGAQGTLLDVDHGTFPFVTSSHTVAGAAATGSGIGPMLIDGVYGITKAYTTRVGSGPFPTELEDEIGDFLQSKGAEFGATTGRRRRCGWYDAVAMAHSVRLNGLSGLIITKLDVLSGMETLKICVGYRMDGEVREDFPSDIPSLEKAEPVYIELPGWEENIEKIKNFDKLPKNARDYIGKIEEILGVPAAIISVGPDREDIITIRNPFLS
- a CDS encoding DUF2889 domain-containing protein yields the protein MTPKRTSVYNRKKDVNIYITDFGLTVVAVMEDRAHNMEVELDIELPTMVISDIRGRMPRIPREECREALPALQRAAGLEIKRGLSVKMEETIGGKIGCSHMTNLVMEACYCSFQGHYMKLREIAGDILDEMSDPERMKAFVSIMPRMLDSCIVYSEASSLIKEAKSSPETENFNRLISRIAGAYGGKAK
- a CDS encoding NCS2 family permease; its protein translation is MALDIFKLKENNTKPRTEILSGFTTFMTMSYIIFVQPVVLSIAGMDAGAVMVATCISSAVGTLLMGLFANYPIALAPAMGHNFFFAITVATIMHIPWQAALGATFISGVLFLILSIFGLRETIINAIPSSLKNSIAVGIGFLIALVGFEWGGIVVANPGTLVALGDLTSPPVALTLFGLALIAILMALKVRGSIIIGILATAVVGLPFSLTTFHGVFAAPPSISPTLFKLDIMGTVNLGVLSVIFVFFFLDLFDTVGTLIGVSEKAGFIDEKGNLPRARRALLSDATATVIGALLGTSTVTSYIESATGVAEGGRTGLSNVVTATLFILALFTYPLVKMIGGGYAVTEGVVMYPAIAPALIIVGSLMLSGVKKIDWEDVTESIPAFLTIIIMPITVSITEGIAMGFISYAALKLVSGKGKEVHWLLYTFAVLFVLRYIFLKA